Genomic segment of Paenibacillus sp. FSL R5-0623:
GGACCGCAGACAGGTACTTCCGGGAGCCGACTTCGTTGTGCTCAGCTTTGCGGAAGAATCGGTGAAATATCGGGGCATCGACTGCCAGGTTTCTCTAAAGTATGGGATTCGCATGTGTTCCGGCGATACGATTGGCCCTGGAGGAATCTTTCGCGCGATGCGGGAGCTACCGGTTATTATGGAATGCGCCAAAGACATTGAGGAGTTGTGTCCGGATGCGTGGGTGATCAATTATATTAATCCGTCCACCGTGCACGGTATCGCTCTACATCGTTATGCACCCAATCTCAAATCATTTGCGCTGTGCGATAGTCATCATATGCCGCATAAGAAAGCCTATTATGCCGTACGAGCCGGAATCATCAAAAATACAAGCCAGTTCACCGCAGAAATAGACCAGAAATTCGATTTTCGCATCGCTGGTGTCAATCATTTCACTTGGCTGCTCAAAGCAGAGTATGATGGAAAAAATGTGATGTCCACAATCGCAGAAGCCATGCGCAAGATGGCAGGTGAGGAGAATAACGGCGGCGATCGCGGCGCAAAAGCTCTGTATAACGATGCGATTACCTACGAACTGTATGATATTTTCGGAATCATTCCCACTTGCACAGCGCATACGAAGGAATACGTGCGGTATTGGCAGGGTCTTGGCAAAACTTCGGACACTATTCCGCCGTTATCAATCTGGGAGACAGAGGACAGGTATCAGCGCCACGATGAGATGTGGCAGCAGGTCGATGACTTCCTTACAGGAAACATCCCGATTGCCGATTACATGAGCACCTTCGGACCGGATCATGCGACCGACATCATTGAGAATATGGTGGGGAACTTGGGCAAAAAGTTCTTCATCAATACGCTCAATCAAGGCGCGGTAACCAATATGAATAACGATTCGTTCCTGGAACTCCTGTGCGATGTAGATATGGATGGAGTGAAGCCACTCCATGTAGGCGAGATGCCACGTGGAATTAGAGGTATGCAAGAACTTGTACTGGATACGCATGAGCTTACGGTTGAAGCTGTTCTGGAACAGAGCTACGAGAAGCTGAGAAGGGCGATGCTCACTGACCCGCTCGTGAGTTCCATCAGTGACGCGGACAAGATCATCCATGAATTGTTGGAATTGGAGCGTAAGATGATTCCTGACGTTTGGTACAAGGACAGACTGCAGTATAGCTAAGAATAAGATAATGATAAAGATAAAGACCACGTTGGCTCCTTCAAAGGACTAACGTTGGTCTTTGTTTTTTATCATTTATCCAGACTTCCTACTCCACTTTAAACAATCCAGCATGGTCTTCATAGTACGAAGTAATAAAATCACGAAATTCTCCAACAGCAGGAGATAACCATTTTTGTTTGACCCAGGAGAGGCTAATTGGATATATCGCGGAATCATCAGCAATTTTTACATAACTTAACCCCAGTGTTCTACATACGGAGATCGGAAGCAACGCAACACCCTGGTTAAGTCTAATAATTTCGAGCAGGGTATGAGAATCGACCTCAAATGCATGATTGGGCAGGAAACCTGCTTTTTCACAGAGCATGGTGGTAAATCGGCTGTACTCTTTATTATCTGCAAGGGAAATAAAGGGCTCATTTGCAACAACACTTAATGAAATGCTTGTCTCTCCGCCGTATGCATGATTCGTGGGCACAACCAGAACAATGTCCTCCTCAACAAGAACAACACTCTCAATCTCCTCATCCTGAATCGGATGCCCCGTAATCCCCAAATGCATGTCGCCTTTCTTCAAACCTGTAATAATTTCACTGCGGGTTCCAATACCCTGATGAAGCTTGGTTTCGGGGGAACCGTTGATGTAGTCACTAATGAGGCCAGTGAGAAATCGGGTATTCGTAATTGAGATCCTGATTGTATTGGATATTTGCTGTTCCTCCGTTTTAATCTCCATCTCTGCATTTTCAATTTCAATAAAAATCCTGTTCACATGTTTCAATAAAATTTCACCTGAGGAATTCAATTGAATGTTTCGTCCTCTCCTATGAAATAGAGGAGTACCCAGTTCATCCTCAAGTCTTTTAATCGTCAAGCTCAGGGAAGGTTGAGCAATATTCAATTGCGCAGCTGCCTTGGAGATGTGTTCAGTATAGGCAACAGTCTGAAAATATTTGAGCTGAAGCAATTCCATTTATCTGCACTCCTTATTTATTCTGATAAATATATATAGTACTTATTATGTATTATATTAAATTGAAATATTGATGTAGAATTTTTTTATGAGATACAGATCAAATTTTAAATAACAAAATTCAACTAAATTTATAAGGTAGGTGTCTTTGATGAAAATCGATGTGAATAACATAGCTAAAAATCTGAATACACCCCTAACGGCTCCGGCATACCCGATGCCACCGTACAGATTTGTGAATCGTGAATACTTGAATATTATTTACAGAACCGATGAAAAAGCGTTGCGGGCGGCCGTACCAGAACCACTAGATATTACGGAACCACTGGTTAAATTCGAAGTGATGTGGATGCCGGATGTTTCTGGACTGGGTGCTTATACCGAAGCTGGACAAGTTATCCCTGTGCAATTCAATGGGGAGGAAGGCGATTATGTGCATTCGATGTACGTAGACAACTTCCCCGCAATTGCGAGTGGTCGAGAGCTCACCGCCTATCCGAAAAAGTTGGGCACACCCAAGTTGTATACCGATTCAGATACACTAGTTGGCACACTAGATTATGGAACGCTGCGTGTAGCCACGGCAACGATGGGATATAAACATGTGGAGATGGATAAAGAGTTGGCCAAACGTGAAATATGCCGACCTAATTTTATGATTAAGATTGCTACGGACTATACCGGGAATTTAAGAATATGTGATCTGATCCGTACTCAAATTACGGACATCGAAGTGAAGGAAGCTTGGACAGGACCTGCCCGACTTCAACTGTTCGAACATGCGTTGGCACCTCTTGCAGATCTGCCTGTGTTGGAAGTGGTGTCCGCTTCTCATATCCTTACCAACCTAACCTTAAACGCTGCACAACCTGTATATAACTATCTGGAAGAAAAATAAGGAGGAAATTAAAATGAGAATTGCAATTGTAGGAGCAGGATCTTTGGGAACTATCGTAGGTGCATACCTTGCGGATGGCGGACTTGACGTTGAGTTAATTGATGCATATCAAGAACATGTAAATGCTTTAAATCAGACGGGTGCTAAAGTGACGGGTACCACAGAGTTTCAGGCAAAAGTAAAAGCAATTACTCCTGATCAAAAATCAGGACAATATGACCTCGTGTTACTTTTAACCAAACAACTCTACAACGATTCCATCCTTCAGGAATTAATTCCATTCTTGAATGAAGACAGTATGGTGTGTTCCTTGCAGAACGGGATTCCCGAAGAAAAAGTGGCGTCCATCGTGGGTGAAAAACGTGTTATTGCTGGCTCCGTTGAATTCGGCGCTACGTTCATTGAACCGGGTGTGTCAAGCCTGACCACTGAGTACACTCAATTTAAGCAGTATGCTTTTCAAATAGGCGAATTAAATGGTGAAATCACCGAACGAATTCAACACGTGAAATCGGTGTTGGACCTTGTGGGTGGAACACATATTTCCGATAACCTGGTTGGAACCAAATGGTCCAAATTGCTGATCAACAATGCCTTCAGTGGTTTATCGGCTGCATTGAATGGTGAATATGGGGACATTATTGATCATGAAGCCGGTATTGTGAGTGCAGCCCATATTGCGGACGAGACAATTAAAGTTGCTCGCGCCAATGGGGTTACCTTGGTTAAAATGAATGGATTCGACATCGCTTCACTCGAACTGAACAGCAAGGAAGATATTCCTGAACGGGTGAAAACATTACGTTACGTGATGGAGCCCTCCAGACTGCTCAAAGCAAGCATGCTTCAAGATCTGGAGAAAAACCGCAAAACGGAGATTGATTATATTAACGGGGTTGTTTCAAGCAGAGCAGAGGGTACAGGAATTGCGACACCTTATAATGATTTAGTTGTAAAACTGGTCAAATCTGCTGAAGAAACGCAAACCGTTCCTGATTTTGATACGAATATAAAAGCTTTTGAAGAACTATTAAGTGCACAATAATAAATTCAATTATTTCAACTGAAAGTCGCTAATAAATATAGCGGCTTTTTTGTTGTATCAGTAAATCTAATCGGACCTGATTTTAGGATGATTAGACTGTTCTTTGTGATTTTTATTTCCTAACATTATACAAAAAGGGGAATTAAATTTGATATAATATAGACTTGCTGGTTATTTTTCTATTAGAAGGAGATTCATTATGAGGTACTCTTGGTGGGAATTCGGGTTTTATTTGGTTGTATTGATGTTTGTCTTGTTTATGCAAATAAACGAATATTCTCTATTTCTGATTGTGGGGGTTGTAGTCGTTACCATTCTTGTCGCATTTATTAAACATGTTTTTTATCCTTTAGTATTTGATAAGCGTATAGATCGTTTAGAGTCCTTTTTATCCAAGCAGCAAAATACACCTGGGACATACATTATTTATGTCCTTGCAAACAGACTTGATGATGAGGTAGAACTAGTTATGGAGCAAATTATGCAGAAATATAAGCGAAGAACAACACAAGCACAGTTCAAGGCAGCTTACGGATTATATCGCAAGGATATGTTTGCCATTCGGCAAGCTGTACCTCATATCGGCTTATCGGACTACCGTACATATTACGAAACCATTCTACTCTTGGAAGACGGGAAAAGTGAAGATGCGCGTGAGAGACTTCAATCCATTAAAAAACAGTGGATGCGATCAACATTGCTCGCGGGTATTGAACTCAAAGCAGAAAACCGTGATACCGCTATTCAGCACGCGCATGAAGCACTTAACTCTTCCAGAGGTGTTAATCGGTATGTTTTATATAAGGAATACGAAAGAGTATTACCAGAGGTTGTTGGACACATATCGTAAACTCGACATTATTTATTTGCTTGTTCCAGCCACTGGTTAAGGAGGAATGATCAAAAAAATAGCTTACTGTATAAGGAATTAATAACCGTTGGATAATAATGACATTGACAACTGCATGTATTTCCAAAATAATAGAATGTAATTGAATACTGGTACCTTTAATTCAGTCCAGAGAGGCTGGCAAGGGCAGCGGATTTCATAATCACGCGAGAATCAGGGCATATCCCGTAATAGGATGCTCTGTGTCTTCGCGCGGATTATGATGCAAAAAGAGGCTACTTGTCAGTGTATAACTTGACGAGTAGCCTTTTTTTTCTGCTTTTTTTGGTATCGGATACACTTTATGTTGGGGGTATTCTGATGAGCAAACAAGATCAAGAATTTTCATGGCAAGCCGTGCCAAAAGCACAAAGAAACCAATTTTGGAAGACGTTATCCGTCATGCTCGGTTTTACTTTCTTCTCTGCAAGCATGCTGGCAGGAGGGACATTGGGCGTGAGCTTGACGTTCATGGAGTTCATTGGGATCGTACTTGCAGGCAATCTGGTGCTCGGTATCTATACAGGGGCACTGGCACATATCGCCGCCAAAACGGGACTGTCCACACATTTGCTCGCTAAATATGCGTTCGGCGCAAAAGGGTCGTATCTACCTTCGTTCCTGTTAGGCTTCACACAAGTCGGATGGTTCGGAGTAGGCGTAGCCATGTTCGCGATTCCGGTCGCCAAAGCCATGGACTGGAACGTGTACCTGTTGATTGTCGTGTTCGGACTTGCCATGACAGCATCAGCCATCTTTGGCATGAAGTCACTCGTCATCCTCGGATATATCGCAGTTCCTGCGATTGCCATTCTCGGTGGTTACTCCATGTTCGAAGGTGCAGGTTCACTGGGAGGTCTGCAAGGGTTGCTTGATTACACGCCGACTCAGTCGCTTACCGCGGCGGCGGCATTGACGATCTGTATCGGATCATTCATAAGTGGAGGAACACTGACACCCGATTTTGCCCGGTTTTCTCGGACATCCAAACAGGCGGTTACCGCAACAGTGATTGCGTTCTTCCTGGGTAACTCACTCATGTTTCTGTTCGGTGCAGTTGGTGCGATGGCCTATAACCTGGCCGATATCTCGGAGGTCATGTTCCTGCAAGGGTTAATGATCCCGGCAATTATTGTTCTGGGCCTGAATATCTGGACAACGAATGATAATGCACTGTACGCTTCGGGTCTTGGTTTTGCGAACATCACCAAAATCTCAAAGAAATTCTTCGTCATCGTAAACGGCATCGTGGGTACCGTATTTGCCATGTGGATGTACAACAACTTCGTCAGTTTCCTGAACGTACTGGGCGCGGCGATACCGTCCATCGGGGCTATTATTATCGCAGATTACTTCATTGTGAAACGTAGAAACTATAAGCCATTTGCCGACATGTCATTCAAAAATGTAAACTGGGTAGCGATGGTGGCTTGGGCCATCGGCGTTGCATTCGCTCAACTGGCTCCTGGCGTAACACCATTGAACGCACTGCTTGGTACAGCAGTGGCCTATATCGTCTTGATGCTGATTGTTCCTGCGAAAGAAACCAAAGAAATGGGGAAAATAAATGATTATACAGAACGCAAAATTGCGGGGTAAAGAAGGACTATGGAATATCGTTGTGAAGAACGGAAAGTTTGAACGAATTACACAATCGCTGGAAGTGACCGAGAATGAAGAGATCCTGGATGTTAACGGATCGCTTGTGCTGCCACCGTTTATTGAGCCGCATATTCATCTCGATACAACGCTCACTGCAGGCGAGCCGGAATGGAATCTAAGCGGAACGCTGTTCGAAGGCATCCAACGGTGGTCAGAGCGCAAGGCTTTCTTGACACATGAAGATGTCAAAACACGTTCCAAAACGGCACTGAAGTGGCAATTGGCACAAGGTATCCAGCATGTACGGACCCATGTGGACGTTACCGATCCAAGCTTGATTGCTGTTAAAGCGATGCTTGAAGTAAAAGAAGAAATGGCTCCATATATGGACATTCAGCTTGTTGCTTTTCCACAGGAAGGCATTCACTCTTATCCAAACGGGGCAGAATTGCTGGAAGAGTCACTGAAAATGGGCGTTGACGTGGTCGGCGGCATTCCACACTTCGAATTCACACGGGAATACGGTGTTGATTCAATGAAAGTTGCGTTTGATCTGGCTGAAAAATACGATCGTCTGATTGATATCCATTGCGATGAGATCGATGACGAGCAATCCCGTTTTGTTGAAGTTGTTGCCAAGGAAGCCTACGAACGTGGACTGGGTTCACGCACAACGGCAAGCCACACAACCGCGATGGGGTCATATAATGACGCTTATACGTACAAGTTGTTCCGTTTGTTGAAGATGGCTGATCTGAACTTTGTCTCCAATCCGCTGGTTAACATTCACCTGCAAGGACGCTTCGACACGTATCCAAAAAGAAGAGGGCTAACGCGTGTCAAAGAGTTGCAGGAAGCAGGTCTGAATGTGTGCTTTGGTCACGATGACATCTTCGATCCGTGGTATCCGCTCGGCACAGGCAACATGCTGCAAGTGCTGCATATGGGGATTCATGCTTCGCAGTTGCTTGGTTACGACCAGATCGTGAATTCGATCGACCTCATTACGAAAAACAGTGCAAGAACGTTACACATAGAGGATGTATACGGTATTGAAGAAGGTAAACCTGCTAACTTCATCGTACTTGAAGCAGAGAACGAATATGAGGCTGTTCGCAAACAAGCCGGCGTACTTTATTCCTACAGAGGCGGCCGTAAAATTGCGGAATCGAAGCCGCGGGACACATCCATCATTTTTGAAGGCGGTACAGAAAAGGTTACTTTCAATAAATAATGAAGAAAATATACTCCCATTAAAGTCGCTATTTTGCGGCTTTTTTGCTTTTTTGTACTGTCTACATACAATAAGAACCAAACATTTAACTTGCCTTAAGGGCTTCACTAGAAGCCTGCTTCCCGCCTTTTTTACGAACAAAACTAATGATCAGCAGTAGCAGTGGTAACAAGCCAAATAAGAAAATGGACATGTTTCCGAGAAAATCACCCAAAGCTAACGTTTCCTCCAGGTTTTTAGGCAAGTAAGCAATTACATACAAGACTGGCAACATCGCGAATTGTATGCTCGTAATATTTTTGAGACGAAACAAATCTCGGACCCCTATTGCCGCAAAATAGTGTTTAAAAGCATAGGTTGCAAAGATCTGCATCAGCCAAAACACAATGAACAGTGATTCATAACGCTCAAAAAGAAATCCCTCAATTTCAAAACTCCGAACCATGTCGAACGTTGGCCACATTCGTGTTTGAATTCCTGGCAAAGATAAATTTCCTACAACGGTAACAATCGTGACCAAATATATGATCGTACAACTAAGTATGCTGTATATAGCAGCTTTATTACTCGCTTTCACGTCCACCATGTAAGCTGTGATGATGAGTAACACTTCATATCCAGAATAGGAGAGACACGAAGGTTTAAGACCCTTCAACACAGGCATGAATCCATCGCCCAGAAGTGGTCTTAGGTTGTTAAGTTCAAACATGTTGCTGCTTAAAAGGAAAACCAGCGCTAATAACGCAAGCGTAACGGGCAACACGATTGAAAAGACCCGGATGATGACCTTAAGACCACCCGTTAACATATAAATACCAATCCACAAACTGACCATAATGGTGACCCAAGTAGGCGTGCGCTCAAGGATATACATACTTGTAATTTCGGCCATCACTCTAACTTCGAATGAACAAAGAACAACAAAATACACGATAATTAAAAGTCCAAATAGATAAGCAATCCATTGACCTGTGATTTCGGGTATAAATTCGAACACCGTTTTACCGGGGAATCTACGACACAAGGTTACAAGGAGAATGCTGATTGTGGTTACAATTACTCCTGATAAAATGACAGAAATCCATACATCTGGTGTTCCTACTGCTTTACTAATCGTGCGAGGCAGTGTTAGAATTCCAGCTCCGAGTATTGAATTGATAACTACAATAATGACCTCGGAGGTATTAATATTAGATGTGGATTGCTTCATTGGCCTTCGCTCCAAACCGGAGAATATATTTCTAGGTAGTATCGCCCAACGCAGTTGTTTTATGTAAAATAAGCTGTACTGATATAATGTAGAGATATCCAATAATGAATTGAAGATGAGGATGTAGGTTATGCCAAAGAACGATAATATGTTAGCCATTCTATGGATGCTGAATTCAGGCACCAAAGTAACTGCAAAACAGATGTCCGAAAAGTTAGAGATCAATATAAGAACCGTATATCGATATATTGATGCATTATGTGCCAGTGGAGTACCGATCATTTCCGATACAGGTCACAACGGCGGGTATAGCTTGCTGAATCAGCATATCAAAGCACCTTTGTTATTTGATATTGAAGAAAAAAAGGCACTTCTCCAAGCTGCTGTGTTTGCAAAAGAAGCTGGATACCCTTTGAGTGAGGCATTGGACAATGCAACATCCAAATTGAGAATGTATTCAAATCAGGATCAGGAAAACACACTTCGTCGTCATTTAGCCGGGTTTAACGTTATCAACCGCATGGGAGATCCATCCGTTCAGCCGATCTTGGCGGAATTGGAGCAAGCCGTGGCTAATGATTGCTCTGTCGAAATTGATTATCGCAGAAGCCGTGATGAACAACCCAAGAATAGAGTAATAGACCCGTATGGCATGGTTTACTGGAATAATAAATGGTATACCATTGCGTTTTGCCACTTGAGAAATGAATTCCGCAGCTTTCGGGCAGATCGTATTCTGCGAATCAAGCTTACTCCGCTCCGCTTTAAGCGTTCGGAAACTTTTTCAGCCCGTGAATTATTTATGCAAAATTTGTTACCTGATGTAGGGGGGAAAGAGGGGTTAATTTCCTTGGTTATCGAAGGCCGAATAGAGGCAATTGATGACTTGGGGCTGCATTGGTTTATGGGACATTATCTGAAAGAGCGGACTTCCAATCAAGCTATCTTTTTATTTGATGAAAAATCAATTCATACATACGTCCCCTATTTTCTCCTATCCTATGGGAAATCCATTCAAGTCATCGAACCACAGTGCTTGAAGGACAGACTTGTTGCTGTTGTATCCGAGTTAATGGAATACTATCAACTTTAACAACTTCACTGACAGTAGATGTCAGTGAAGTTGTTTTATAATGTTGACAATCTCGGTTTACTGAGAAGGCAGGCGAAGTAGACATATGAGTAAACAGACAAAACACAAGGCAGTATCAGGAAAATATACAAAGAACGGTACGCCAAAAAGCGTTACATCGATTACTCCATTTATAACAGTGAAAGACCCTTCTGAAGCAATAGAGTTCTACAAAGATGTTTTCAATGCAAGGGTGAAGGATATCACTGAGCATCCAGACGGAAATGGTAATATAATAATCGTTCATGCGGAATTGGATTTTGGAAATGGTTTTTTGCAGCTGGGGGCTGCGAACCCTGCATATCAATTGGCTTGCCCTCAGATCAAGATCATGCATGTTATTCTTTAGGGATTTTAACTTTGCGTCTGGTGATCGATTCGGAAGTATACTAGACCCTTTTAACGTACGCTGGTCTATTCTTACCCGGATTGAAGATTTATCGGAAGAAGAAAGTAGTCGAAGAGTTGCTGAGTGGGTCGAAAATGTTAGCGGATGAAGAGTGGAGTTTAGAATAGCCCCAGTAGAATGAATTAATTTATCTTAACGAAACTAAAAACCTTCTTTCCTTAGGAAAGGAGGTTTTTAGTTTCCATAGAATTTTGTTGACACTCATATAGCCTAATGTTAGGATACATTTATCCTAACATTAGGATTAATAATAGTAGGGTAAAGAGGAGATTGAATTTATGAGTGTTCTATCCATTGTTTTGCAAGTGATTTTAGGGTTAGGTTTTCTTATGTTTGGGTTTATGAAGTTCGGGTCCAAGCAGATGGTAGAAGGATTTAAGCACTATGGATATCCTGGAGCGTTTCGAGTGTTTACAGGATTGATCGAAGTCATTGCAGCAGGTTTTGTTATTGCAGGTATTTGGAATGAGGGTTTAGCTGCATGGGGTGGTTTGCTCATCGTGGTAACGATGATCGGTGCGATCATGACCCACATTAAAATAAAGGATCAATTGAAACAAATGCTTATGCCGATCATTTTATTAATTCTAGGGTTGGTCGTATTTCTAATCAATTACGGATCTTTGTTTGTGTGAATGGTCCGTTAAACTAAGGAGTGAGTATAATGGGAATCCAAATTATTAAACCCAAAGATCAAGCGAGTGGTCAGTTCGATGGTGGTAAAATCAAAGAACAAAAACCAATCGGTTTTTCCGGAGAAGGCTCCATCATTACTCGAGTAGGCCCCCTATTTTACTGGGCTTGGGCTCATTCTCAGGAACCAGCAGAGATCGGATTCCATCCGCATCAAGGCTTCGAAATCATCACTTATGTGATCAATGGTAAGGGATATCATCGGGATACACTGGGTACGGAAAGTGTTGTGCAAGAAGGAGGAGCTCAGCTCATGCAAACAGGCTCTGGTGTGCAACATGCTGAGGCGTTAAAGGAACCGACTGAAGCCTTTCAAATTTGGTTTGAACCACATCTAAGCCAAGCCGTTAAACGTACACCTATTTATTCGCAATTCGATTCTAATCAGTTTTCGTTAGTGGATATAGATGACGTTAAAATTAAAACACTTTTAGGAAACAATTCTCCTATGCAGACAGTGACTGATGCTAAAATGTGGGATGTACTTATTCCTAAGGGAACAGTATATACTCATAGCCTTTCCTTGGGTCGTACATTGGCTAGTTTAGCCATTAGAGGAGACGGAACTCTTTTATCAGATACAATTGAAACAACTCATTTCTCACATAAGGATTTTATTATCATTCAATCAGAGGAAGAGGAGAAAGTAGCCATACAAGCTATTGATCAAGACCTTAGAATCTTGCTTATTGAAGTTCCGACTGAAGTTGATTATCCTTTATACAGCAAACCAAGATAACCATTACGAATTTTTTGAAGGTATCTAATAGGAGGTCCTGTACATGTTTCAAGGAGATGAACAAAGTCAGATAGATTTACGGCTTTTTCGTGTGTGGGTAAAGGCTAGTAAAACTGTTTTTGATGACGTTGTAAAAGATATAGAACGATACGGCATTAGTAATGAGAACTTTATGGTGCTGGAACTCCTCTACAATAAAGGACCACACACGGTCCAAAGTATAAGTGAGAAATTTTCGATCCCTAGTGGGAGCATCACATATGTAGTGGATAAGCTTGAGAAGAAAGAATTAGTAAAGCGAGAACCAAGTCCAACAGACCGTCGATCTTCAATTGTAGTCATTACGGATCAAGGCCAAAATGTATTTAAAGAGATCTTTCCTCAACACGTTGAGGTGATATCCAAAAATCTATCTTCTATTACCAATGAAGAAAAAGTACAGTTAACCGATCTTCTCAAGAAACTTGGACTAGGTGCCAGTAAGATCAACGAATGAATTGAGATGAAACCAACTTTTGGTTTCTAGGCCTCCATGGAACTCATATGGAAGGACAGACTAAGATGGAACAATATCGTATTCAACATGAAAAAGGTATGGAGATCGGTCTCTATTCCATTGGAGATCATTTAAGCAATCCTCTCACAGGCCATCGCATCTCTGCACAGCAACGGATTAACGAATTAATCGAAACTGCCAAACTGGCTGAAGAAGCAAGACTTGATGTATTCGCAGTAGGGGAGAGTCATCAGCCGTTATTTGCAACCCAAGCACATACCGTGATCCTTGGAGCAATTGCCCAAGCAACCAAAACCATTAAAATCGCCAGCTCGGCAACAGTCCTGAGTACATCTGACCCGGTTCGAGTATATGAAGACTTTGCAACGTTGGATCTGATTTCAAATGGACGTGCGGAAATTGTAGCAGGACGTGGCTCACGTCTAGGTGCATATGAATTATTAGGTTTTGATGTGAGTAACTATGAAGAACTATTTGAAGAGAAATTGGCATTACTGCTGAAGATTAACGAAGAAGAGCGTGTTACATGGCAAGGGGAGTTCCGGGCACCACTACATCATGCCGAAATCATCCCCCAACCATTACATGGGAAAATGCCGATATGGCGTGCAGTAGGAGGACCACCGGCAAGTGCGA
This window contains:
- a CDS encoding YafY family protein; this encodes MPKNDNMLAILWMLNSGTKVTAKQMSEKLEINIRTVYRYIDALCASGVPIISDTGHNGGYSLLNQHIKAPLLFDIEEKKALLQAAVFAKEAGYPLSEALDNATSKLRMYSNQDQENTLRRHLAGFNVINRMGDPSVQPILAELEQAVANDCSVEIDYRRSRDEQPKNRVIDPYGMVYWNNKWYTIAFCHLRNEFRSFRADRILRIKLTPLRFKRSETFSARELFMQNLLPDVGGKEGLISLVIEGRIEAIDDLGLHWFMGHYLKERTSNQAIFLFDEKSIHTYVPYFLLSYGKSIQVIEPQCLKDRLVAVVSELMEYYQL
- a CDS encoding DoxX family protein produces the protein MSVLSIVLQVILGLGFLMFGFMKFGSKQMVEGFKHYGYPGAFRVFTGLIEVIAAGFVIAGIWNEGLAAWGGLLIVVTMIGAIMTHIKIKDQLKQMLMPIILLILGLVVFLINYGSLFV
- a CDS encoding pirin family protein, with product MGIQIIKPKDQASGQFDGGKIKEQKPIGFSGEGSIITRVGPLFYWAWAHSQEPAEIGFHPHQGFEIITYVINGKGYHRDTLGTESVVQEGGAQLMQTGSGVQHAEALKEPTEAFQIWFEPHLSQAVKRTPIYSQFDSNQFSLVDIDDVKIKTLLGNNSPMQTVTDAKMWDVLIPKGTVYTHSLSLGRTLASLAIRGDGTLLSDTIETTHFSHKDFIIIQSEEEEKVAIQAIDQDLRILLIEVPTEVDYPLYSKPR
- a CDS encoding MarR family transcriptional regulator gives rise to the protein MFQGDEQSQIDLRLFRVWVKASKTVFDDVVKDIERYGISNENFMVLELLYNKGPHTVQSISEKFSIPSGSITYVVDKLEKKELVKREPSPTDRRSSIVVITDQGQNVFKEIFPQHVEVISKNLSSITNEEKVQLTDLLKKLGLGASKINE
- a CDS encoding LLM class flavin-dependent oxidoreductase, with translation MEQYRIQHEKGMEIGLYSIGDHLSNPLTGHRISAQQRINELIETAKLAEEARLDVFAVGESHQPLFATQAHTVILGAIAQATKTIKIASSATVLSTSDPVRVYEDFATLDLISNGRAEIVAGRGSRLGAYELLGFDVSNYEELFEEKLALLLKINEEERVTWQGEFRAPLHHAEIIPQPLHGKMPIWRAVGGPPASAIKAGLAGVPMMLTTLGGPSTAFKTAVDRYREAARSAGFDPARLPISTTSLMYVAEDSQTALREYYPHINNATVQLRGSGYPEQQFLAATDYRDALMVGSPQQIIEKMLYQYEMYGQQRFLAEIDAGGVSIDQIKKNIELLATIIMPAVKKHTQR